Proteins encoded together in one Acipenser ruthenus chromosome 22, fAciRut3.2 maternal haplotype, whole genome shotgun sequence window:
- the LOC117431388 gene encoding sialoadhesin-like — MNIYEDIIYITALLLCIGSGTQISGGLQCSLNPQCCNHTGDEDHLNVVGGEKYYCCELEPGNFTKILSETCKTICLKEPNTEINKSQYFVYNEDSFSCFGDAHIEASNTTVDEGDNISLTCSTHEEVRGTSWFKDDGILVNRTQSNNLTLTKVRANDAGSYFCTATNCCASNKINITINCSAFSVIINATSLAVNDMDNITLICITDHEVQEVLWFKDAVLFNITQSTNLTITKVLKNSTGSYYCTAIRSCGNSTSNKIDITVTDSSLLIIIICGLGAVAFLILFVIVMKCMIKNSQAKRKPRTVSDANSTTTVTSQY, encoded by the exons GCAGTGGAACACAAATCTCTGGAGGTCTTCAATGTAGTCTGAACCCACAATGCTGCAATCACACAGGAGATGAAGACCATTTAAATGTCGTGGGTGGGGAGAAATATTACTGCTGTGAACTTGAACCAGGGAACTTCACTAAAATTC tttcagaaacatGCAAAACAATTTGCCTGAAGGAACCAAACACAGAAATTAATAAAAGTCAATATTTCGTTTATAATGAAGATTCGTTTTCCTGCTTTGGAG atgcacatattgAAGCATCAAATACAACTGTTGATGAGGGAGACAATATCAGCCTGACCTGTTCAACTCATGAAGAGGTCCGAGGAACGAGCTGGTTTAAAGACGATGGAATACTGGTCAACAGAACCCAAAGCAATAATCTGACCCTCACAAAAGTGCGTGCCAATGATGCTGGGTCCTATTTTTGTACTGCTACAAATTGTTGTGCATCGAATAAGATAAATATCACCATAAACT gtTCTGCTTTCAGTGTTATTATTAATGCCACATCATTGGCTGTCAACGACATGGATAATATCACCCTGATCTGTATTACTGATCATGAAGTTCAGGAAGTTCTCTGGTTTAAAGACGCTGTACTCTTCAACATAACCCAAAGCACTAATCTGACCATTACAAAGGTGTTGAAAAACAGCACTGGATCCTACTACTGTACTGCAATAAGAAGCTGTGGGAACAGCACTTCtaataaaatagacattacagTTACTG aTAGTTCTCTTTTGATAATTATCATATGTGGCCTTGGGGCAGTGGCCTTTCtcattttgtttgtcattgtgatgaaatgcatgATTAAAAACTCACAAG CCAAAAGAAAGCCAAGGACGGTATCAGATGCCAACAGCACTACCACTGTAACTTCACAGTACTG A